One region of Rhizophagus irregularis chromosome 18, complete sequence genomic DNA includes:
- a CDS encoding ADP-ribosylation factor Arf Arf6: MGGSVSKALGRIFGNKEMRILMLGLDAAGKTTILYKLKLNQSVTTIPTVGFNVETVTYKNVKFNVWDVGGQDKIRPLWRHYYTGTQGLVFVVDSQDRDRIDEARQELHKIISDREMRDCLLLVFANKQDLQGAMSPAEVTEKLGLHRMKERSWYVHPSCATTGEGLFEGLNWLSQNVKTK, from the exons ATGGGCGGGTCAGTTTCAAAAGCCTTGGGCAGGATCTTTggtaataaagaaatgcgCATTTTGATGCTTGGTTTAGATGCTGCCGGCAAAACAA caattctttataaattaaaacttaatCAATCCGTGACGACAATCCCTACCGTAGGTTTCAACGTAGAAACTGTGACATACAAGAATGTCAAATTCAACGTTTGG gacGTTGGTGGGCAAGACAAGATTCGTCCATTGTGGCGCCACTATTACACTGGCACTCAAGGACTCGTATTTGTGGTGGACTCTCAGGATCGCGATCGAATTGATGAAGCACGTCAagaattacataaaattatttcggATCGTGAAATGCGTGACtgtttattattagtatttgcTAATAAACAGGATTTACAAGGAG CGATGTCTCCCGCTGAGGTAACGGAGAAACTTGGTTTACATCGTATGAAAGAACGATCTTGGTATGTTCATCCTTCTTGTGCTACCACTGGAGAGGGTTTATTTGAAGGATTGAATTGGTTAAGTCAAAATGTCAAAACGAAATAA